In one window of Ovis aries strain OAR_USU_Benz2616 breed Rambouillet chromosome 5, ARS-UI_Ramb_v3.0, whole genome shotgun sequence DNA:
- the LOC114114909 gene encoding cytochrome c oxidase subunit 7C, mitochondrial: MLGQGIRRFTTSVIRRSHYEEGPGKNIPFSVENKWRLLAMMTLFFGSGFAAPFFIVRHQLLKK, from the exons ATGTTGGGACAGGGCATCCGGAGGTTCACAACCTCTGTGATTCGTCGGAGCCACTATGAGGAGGGTCCAGGGAAG AATATACCATTTTCAGTGGAAAACAAGTGGAGGTTACTAGCTATGATGACTTTGTTCTTTGGGTCTGGATTTGCTGCACCTTTCTTTATCGTAAGACACCAACTGCTTAAAAAGTAA